A window of Reinekea marina contains these coding sequences:
- a CDS encoding amino acid ABC transporter ATP-binding protein, with amino-acid sequence MIQIKNLHKHFGDLHVLKGINLDVQKGEVLSVIGSSGSGKSTLLYCLNGLESIGDGSVIVDGENVHGKKTDINKLRQKLGMVFQQWNSFPHLTTLENVALAPKLVKGKSKQEAKAIAEQQLRHVGLGDKLSVYPNSLSGGQQQRLAIARALAMEPEYMLFDEATSALDPEKVGEVLDTMRLLAEEGMTMICVTHEMSFAREVSDRVAYFHEGIMAEIGTAQQIFEQPQSDLTKKFLAHVR; translated from the coding sequence ATGATTCAGATTAAAAATTTACATAAACACTTTGGTGATTTACACGTTTTAAAAGGCATCAACTTAGACGTACAAAAAGGTGAGGTGCTCTCGGTGATCGGCTCTTCTGGGTCGGGTAAATCGACATTGCTTTACTGTTTAAATGGCCTTGAGTCGATCGGCGATGGTTCAGTTATCGTCGATGGCGAAAATGTCCATGGCAAAAAGACAGACATTAATAAGTTAAGGCAGAAGTTAGGCATGGTGTTTCAGCAATGGAACAGCTTCCCACATTTGACCACACTAGAAAATGTCGCGTTAGCGCCTAAGCTTGTCAAAGGGAAATCCAAGCAAGAAGCCAAAGCCATTGCAGAACAACAACTGCGACACGTTGGTCTAGGCGATAAACTAAGTGTTTACCCAAACTCACTTTCAGGAGGTCAGCAGCAACGATTAGCCATTGCACGAGCGCTTGCGATGGAGCCTGAGTACATGTTGTTTGATGAAGCGACTTCTGCGCTAGACCCTGAAAAAGTTGGAGAAGTACTCGATACCATGCGTCTCCTGGCGGAAGAAGGTATGACGATGATCTGCGTCACTCATGAAATGAGTTTTGCTCGCGAAGTATCAGATAGGGTGGCTTATTTTCATGAAGGCATCATGGCGGAAATTGGCACGGCACAACAAATATTTGAGCAGCCTCAGTCAGATTTAACTAAAAAATTCCTGGCGCATGTTCGATAA
- the lipA gene encoding lipoyl synthase has protein sequence MTDTASKPVKPKKQQGVKLRGADKTDRIPIKVIPTETMLKKPDWIRVRIPASPEVANIKKKLRSHNLHSVCEEANCPNLGECFSHGTATFMIMGDICTRRCPFCDVAHGRPNALNEKEPEELAKAIGEMGLKYVVITSVDRDDLRDGGAQHITDCVAAVRKHSPGIRIETLVPDFRGRLDVAVDIMETDAPDVFNHNLETVPSLYKKVRPGADYQHSLDLLKAMKERKPDVKTKSGLMVGVGESIEEVKDVMRDLYAHKVDMVTIGQYLQPSKHHLAVERFVHPDEFKELEDFGMELGFENVASGPLVRSSYHADLQAKGEQVG, from the coding sequence ATGACTGATACTGCATCAAAACCGGTAAAGCCTAAAAAGCAACAAGGTGTAAAGTTACGCGGCGCGGATAAAACAGATCGTATTCCAATTAAGGTTATTCCAACGGAAACGATGCTGAAGAAACCAGATTGGATTCGCGTACGAATTCCCGCATCGCCTGAAGTAGCAAACATTAAGAAAAAACTTCGTAGCCATAATTTGCATTCTGTTTGTGAAGAAGCCAATTGCCCTAACCTAGGGGAGTGTTTTAGTCATGGCACCGCAACGTTCATGATCATGGGCGATATCTGTACTCGTCGTTGCCCATTTTGTGATGTTGCACATGGCCGACCGAATGCATTAAATGAAAAAGAGCCTGAAGAGTTAGCGAAAGCGATTGGGGAAATGGGGCTTAAATACGTTGTAATTACCTCGGTTGACCGTGATGATCTGAGAGACGGTGGCGCGCAACACATTACTGATTGTGTCGCAGCGGTGCGTAAGCATTCCCCAGGCATTCGTATCGAAACTTTAGTACCCGATTTTAGAGGTCGACTGGACGTCGCTGTTGATATTATGGAAACAGATGCACCGGATGTATTCAACCATAACTTAGAGACGGTCCCATCTTTGTACAAAAAGGTACGTCCCGGTGCAGATTACCAACACTCTCTCGATTTACTGAAAGCAATGAAAGAGCGCAAGCCCGATGTAAAAACCAAATCTGGTTTAATGGTCGGCGTGGGCGAAAGCATTGAAGAAGTGAAAGACGTCATGCGTGATCTATACGCACACAAGGTTGATATGGTGACCATTGGACAATATTTACAGCCTTCTAAGCATCACCTCGCCGTTGAGCGCTTTGTGCACCCAGATGAATTTAAAGAGCTTGAAGATTTTGGCATGGAACTCGGCTTTGAAAACGTAGCCTCAGGTCCGTTAGTTCGCTCTAGTTACCATGCAGATTTGCAAGCTAAAGGTGAGCAAGTCGGTTAA
- a CDS encoding transporter substrate-binding domain-containing protein, whose amino-acid sequence MKKIIASLFSIAALSATSVSADTLDNVVDRGELRCGVVLDFPPIGYRDANNEPAGFDVDYCYDLAKSLEVDVKIMPLTWSERLPVIVTGRADVVFGGTSDSLARARTVGFSIPYAIYYSQGVVNSKSNIKTIEDIKGKRVAAALGTLPEQEWLEIAKEWGEESNYQSYQSENEVFLAVAQGKADIGLTTNTAVKPVSAQYKTIEAGPRMPWTADYTSIVSKREDVTWINYLNLFVTHQVRSGRYQELWGKYVGGEAPELRIPGVMY is encoded by the coding sequence ATGAAAAAAATCATTGCCTCACTCTTTAGTATTGCAGCGCTCAGCGCGACGTCCGTTTCTGCTGATACCTTAGATAACGTGGTAGATCGGGGGGAGTTGCGCTGTGGTGTGGTATTGGATTTCCCACCCATCGGTTATCGAGATGCCAATAACGAGCCCGCCGGCTTCGATGTTGATTATTGCTACGACCTTGCAAAATCTTTAGAAGTGGATGTGAAAATAATGCCGCTCACATGGTCTGAACGACTGCCGGTGATTGTGACAGGTCGAGCCGATGTGGTCTTTGGTGGTACTTCCGATAGCCTCGCTAGAGCAAGAACGGTTGGCTTCAGTATTCCTTACGCAATTTATTACTCACAAGGGGTAGTGAATTCTAAAAGTAACATCAAAACCATCGAAGATATTAAAGGTAAACGAGTTGCTGCCGCATTAGGAACTTTGCCAGAGCAGGAGTGGTTAGAAATAGCCAAAGAGTGGGGCGAAGAAAGTAATTATCAAAGCTACCAATCTGAAAACGAAGTCTTCTTAGCCGTTGCTCAAGGCAAAGCCGACATCGGTTTAACTACCAACACCGCCGTTAAGCCCGTGTCTGCACAATATAAAACAATAGAAGCAGGGCCGCGGATGCCTTGGACTGCCGACTACACCTCTATAGTGAGTAAGCGTGAGGACGTTACTTGGATTAATTACTTGAACTTATTTGTGACCCATCAAGTTCGTTCGGGTCGTTATCAAGAGTTGTGGGGCAAATATGTCGGTGGTGAAGCGCCGGAACTTCGAATCCCAGGTGTCATGTATTAA
- a CDS encoding amino acid ABC transporter permease — MQEPISFFTSFNFNDLWFLSEAALRTLWISLISISIGTLLGCIFGWLQHESKRLAGILISPVLDIFRSVPLIIQLVLFYNFAPIVGLHLDPFYSGVVILTLYTASLVSNVARAGIESVPLPMRKASRSLGLTYWQDMIHVVFPIGGRAVFPSWIGVVLGVMKDSALVSVLGYVELLKASQILITRTQEPLLILGLAGLFYFALSYPISMYASKFEQRWAK, encoded by the coding sequence ATGCAAGAACCCATTAGTTTTTTTACGAGTTTTAACTTTAACGATTTGTGGTTTTTAAGCGAGGCTGCATTGAGAACCCTGTGGATATCGTTAATTTCAATTTCGATAGGCACTTTGCTGGGGTGTATCTTTGGTTGGCTGCAACACGAAAGTAAACGATTGGCGGGTATTCTTATTTCACCTGTCCTCGATATCTTTCGCTCGGTTCCACTGATTATTCAATTGGTGCTGTTTTATAATTTTGCTCCCATCGTCGGGTTGCACCTTGATCCTTTCTATTCTGGCGTTGTGATTCTAACGTTGTATACCGCTTCGTTAGTCAGCAACGTTGCGCGCGCAGGAATAGAATCCGTGCCACTACCCATGCGCAAGGCTTCCCGTTCATTAGGCTTAACCTATTGGCAAGATATGATCCATGTTGTATTTCCAATAGGTGGGCGAGCGGTGTTTCCATCCTGGATTGGCGTCGTACTTGGGGTAATGAAAGACAGCGCTTTGGTGTCTGTATTGGGCTATGTTGAGTTACTCAAAGCTAGCCAGATTCTAATAACGCGAACTCAAGAACCATTGCTAATTCTCGGCTTGGCAGGCTTATTTTATTTCGCATTGTCGTATCCCATTTCCATGTATGCCTCAAAATTCGAACAAAGGTGGGCGAAATGA
- a CDS encoding proline racemase family protein: MGKTRWSYSRMLIVDSHTEGEPTRVILEGGPDLGSGSLAERADILATQYRDFYRSVVVEPYGQEAMVGALFTPPTRPDCVTGVIYFDAAAVIGMCGHGTIGVAATLAHLGKIGIGTHKIETPVGVVEITLTDKNTVTVKNIDSFRYKHSVAIMVPGVGEVTGDIAYGGNWFYMVENSPVPVQPSNIRELTDVGIAIREAIVANELTGKEGAEIDHIVLYGPALTNNGHSRNFVLCPDNAFDRSPCGTGCSARLACLAADDRLKPGEKINQESTIGSGYTLSYELSNQPTGAFLNIVPSIEGQAFITREGQLMLNDHDPLKAGFAQE, translated from the coding sequence TTGGGAAAAACAAGGTGGAGTTATAGCCGAATGCTTATCGTAGACAGCCATACAGAAGGTGAGCCTACCCGTGTCATTCTAGAAGGAGGACCTGATCTCGGATCAGGTTCTCTAGCTGAACGAGCTGATATTTTGGCGACACAGTATCGCGATTTTTATCGCTCTGTCGTTGTAGAGCCTTATGGACAAGAGGCTATGGTCGGCGCGCTGTTTACGCCACCCACACGACCAGATTGTGTGACGGGTGTTATTTATTTTGATGCCGCTGCCGTTATTGGTATGTGTGGCCACGGTACCATAGGGGTTGCGGCGACATTGGCGCACCTGGGTAAAATAGGCATCGGTACACATAAAATAGAAACGCCGGTGGGTGTCGTTGAAATTACGCTTACAGATAAAAATACGGTCACGGTCAAGAATATTGATAGCTTCCGCTATAAGCACTCAGTAGCGATTATGGTACCGGGAGTGGGTGAGGTAACAGGTGATATAGCTTATGGTGGCAACTGGTTCTATATGGTCGAAAACAGCCCAGTACCGGTTCAGCCGAGCAATATTCGTGAATTAACGGATGTTGGTATCGCTATCCGAGAAGCTATTGTAGCGAACGAACTCACGGGTAAAGAGGGTGCAGAGATCGATCATATTGTTTTGTATGGACCTGCGTTAACCAACAACGGTCATAGCCGTAACTTTGTACTATGCCCCGATAATGCCTTCGACCGTTCGCCATGCGGTACCGGTTGCTCGGCTCGTTTAGCTTGTTTAGCCGCAGATGACCGCCTTAAACCAGGCGAAAAAATAAACCAAGAAAGCACTATTGGCAGTGGCTATACCTTAAGTTATGAACTGTCTAATCAGCCAACCGGCGCTTTTCTAAACATAGTGCCTTCTATTGAAGGGCAGGCGTTTATTACGCGAGAGGGGCAGCTTATGCTAAATGACCATGACCCTTTGAAGGCCGGTTTCGCACAGGAGTAG
- a CDS encoding NAD(P)/FAD-dependent oxidoreductase has translation MTLNQSYDVIVIGAGIIGVSSALQLQANGKRVLLVDKKGIAQETSAGNAGAFAFADVVPLATPGIMLKAPKWLLDPLGPLSLRPAYLLNILPWLYKFWRASWPRNYQAALTAQANLMKFSQAALERQIQLVKGESMMRREGQLQLYEGASEFRASLAGWQTRKEYGVKFELLESCDAIAKIQPGLHKRFTHAGYTPDWMNVTDPKAWTNYLANAFEKFGGQLKVANVSTIKLLGNGVSVSIDDRLIKAEQLVVAAGAWSKTLAKALGDQVPLETERGYNTTLPAEDFQLKTHLSFSNHGFVVSKIGESIRVGGAVELGGLKLVPNYKRAEALLNKAKDFIPQLNNQGGEQWMGYRPSMPDSLPVISYAKNTNQVVYAFGHGHLGLTQAAGTAELVRQLLMGQTPVINVAPYSVKRF, from the coding sequence ATGACTCTCAATCAATCATATGATGTCATCGTAATCGGAGCCGGAATTATCGGTGTCAGTAGTGCGTTGCAATTGCAGGCTAACGGTAAAAGAGTGCTTCTGGTTGATAAAAAAGGCATCGCCCAAGAAACGTCGGCCGGTAATGCAGGTGCCTTCGCTTTTGCCGATGTTGTTCCTCTCGCTACCCCAGGTATTATGCTGAAAGCACCTAAGTGGTTATTAGACCCATTGGGACCATTATCGCTTAGACCTGCCTATTTATTAAATATACTTCCCTGGCTGTATAAGTTTTGGCGTGCAAGCTGGCCGAGAAATTATCAAGCCGCATTGACGGCTCAAGCCAATCTCATGAAATTCTCGCAAGCGGCTTTAGAGCGACAAATACAGCTGGTAAAGGGCGAGTCGATGATGCGTCGCGAAGGTCAATTGCAACTCTATGAAGGGGCGTCTGAGTTTCGAGCCAGTTTAGCCGGTTGGCAAACTCGAAAAGAGTATGGCGTTAAATTTGAACTATTAGAAAGCTGTGACGCCATTGCCAAGATACAACCAGGACTGCATAAGCGATTTACCCATGCGGGTTATACCCCTGATTGGATGAACGTGACCGACCCTAAAGCATGGACAAATTACTTAGCCAATGCCTTTGAAAAATTTGGTGGGCAATTAAAAGTAGCCAATGTTAGTACGATCAAGCTGCTAGGTAATGGTGTTTCCGTGAGCATAGATGATCGTTTGATCAAAGCCGAACAACTCGTGGTTGCGGCCGGGGCTTGGTCTAAAACATTAGCCAAAGCGCTGGGTGATCAAGTCCCGTTAGAAACTGAGCGTGGTTATAACACAACATTGCCTGCCGAAGATTTTCAGCTTAAAACCCATTTGAGTTTCAGTAACCACGGCTTTGTAGTTTCAAAAATTGGCGAATCGATTCGTGTAGGTGGCGCGGTTGAGTTAGGCGGATTAAAACTGGTACCAAACTATAAACGCGCCGAAGCATTGCTAAATAAAGCCAAAGATTTTATTCCCCAACTCAACAACCAGGGTGGCGAGCAGTGGATGGGTTATAGGCCATCAATGCCAGATAGCTTACCCGTTATTAGTTATGCCAAAAATACCAATCAAGTCGTTTATGCCTTCGGGCACGGGCACTTAGGATTGACTCAAGCGGCGGGTACAGCAGAACTGGTGAGGCAATTATTAATGGGTCAAACCCCCGTGATCAATGTAGCACCCTATTCAGTCAAGCGTTTTTAA
- a CDS encoding aldehyde dehydrogenase (NADP(+)) produces the protein MAYTPHGNHYIAGQWIGSEPKFSSTPLTGNGYCFSRGNLELVNTAAQAAEQAFESYGYISQETKAAFLNAIADEIDARGDDITAIGCTETGLPEARLIGERGRTCGQLRLFAQHILKDDYLDKRHDPALPERTPLPRPDLKMIQRPIGPVAVFGASNFPLAFSTAGGDTAAALAAGCPVIVKAHPAHPGTAEIIAQAIHAAIEQLGLPKGTFSLIHDDQFDVGTALVQHPLIKAVGFTGSFAGGRALFDLCAQRPEPIPFFGELGSINPVFIFEQALANKTEALAQGWVQSLTMGAGQFCTNPGLVLMLAGSNADKFIATAREALVKIEAQNMLTDGIAQAFRKNSEKLASTKGVDKLEGKDIHSRQANASLLSTSAANWLENEDLAEEVFGPLGLVVLAQNSEELLAIARKLKGQLTCTIHVDEGDYEHASAFLPILERKAGRLLANGFPTGVEVCDSMVHGGPYPASTNFGATSVGTLAIRRFLRPVCYQDIPRSLLPPKLQ, from the coding sequence ATGGCCTATACCCCTCATGGTAACCACTACATTGCTGGACAATGGATTGGTTCTGAACCTAAGTTTTCATCGACACCCCTTACCGGCAATGGTTATTGCTTTTCGAGAGGCAATCTTGAATTGGTCAACACCGCCGCACAAGCAGCTGAACAGGCATTTGAAAGCTATGGTTACATTAGTCAAGAAACTAAAGCCGCATTTTTGAACGCCATTGCCGATGAAATCGATGCTCGCGGAGATGACATCACCGCAATAGGCTGTACTGAAACAGGTTTGCCAGAAGCCAGGTTAATTGGCGAACGTGGACGCACTTGCGGTCAGTTACGATTATTTGCACAACACATTCTCAAAGATGACTATTTAGATAAACGTCATGATCCTGCCCTACCTGAGCGTACGCCCTTACCACGCCCCGATCTAAAAATGATCCAGCGACCTATTGGTCCTGTCGCCGTGTTTGGCGCATCTAACTTTCCGCTGGCTTTTTCGACTGCCGGCGGTGATACCGCCGCTGCTCTGGCAGCGGGTTGCCCTGTCATCGTTAAAGCTCACCCAGCCCATCCAGGCACCGCTGAAATTATTGCACAGGCCATTCACGCTGCTATTGAACAACTTGGCTTACCAAAGGGCACATTCAGCTTAATCCATGACGATCAATTCGATGTAGGAACAGCCTTAGTACAGCACCCCCTTATTAAAGCCGTAGGCTTTACTGGGTCCTTCGCCGGAGGGCGCGCCCTGTTCGATCTTTGCGCTCAACGCCCAGAACCCATTCCATTTTTTGGTGAGCTAGGCTCTATTAACCCAGTGTTTATATTCGAGCAGGCGCTTGCAAATAAAACAGAGGCACTCGCCCAGGGCTGGGTGCAATCTTTAACAATGGGGGCCGGTCAATTTTGCACAAACCCAGGTTTGGTTTTGATGCTAGCAGGCTCTAATGCCGATAAGTTTATTGCTACGGCAAGGGAAGCGCTCGTAAAAATAGAGGCTCAAAATATGCTCACCGATGGCATTGCCCAAGCTTTCCGAAAGAACTCAGAAAAACTGGCGAGCACCAAAGGTGTAGACAAACTGGAAGGCAAAGACATTCATTCTCGCCAAGCCAATGCAAGCTTATTATCCACCTCGGCTGCTAACTGGTTAGAAAACGAAGACCTCGCAGAAGAAGTTTTTGGTCCACTTGGGTTAGTTGTATTAGCCCAAAACAGCGAAGAGCTCCTTGCAATTGCACGTAAGTTAAAAGGCCAACTAACGTGCACCATACATGTAGACGAAGGCGATTATGAGCATGCCAGTGCTTTCCTGCCTATTTTAGAACGCAAAGCGGGGCGTCTATTGGCCAATGGTTTCCCTACTGGAGTCGAGGTTTGTGACAGTATGGTGCATGGGGGTCCTTACCCTGCATCGACCAATTTTGGTGCAACCTCTGTCGGCACCCTGGCAATCCGTCGTTTTTTAAGACCGGTTTGCTACCAAGATATACCGCGGTCGCTGCTTCCACCCAAACTACAATAA
- a CDS encoding trans-3-hydroxy-L-proline dehydratase: MMRSVKTVHVVSAHAEGEVGDVIVGGVAPPPGETLWQQRTFIEQDKQLRNFMLNEPRGGVFRHVNLLVPPKNPLADAAFIIMEPEDTPPMSGSNSICVATVLLDSGILPMKEPYTDIVLEAPGGLVHVRAHCKEGKAVRIFVKNVLSFVDQLNVSLEVEGLGTIQVDTAYGGDSFVLVDAQSLGFNIVESEAKALAQLGVKITNAANEQLGFTHPSNPNWSHISFCAFCGPVQQSETGLESKSAVAIQPGKVDRSPTGTAVSARLAVMHAKGIIKPQQKFQATSIMGSKFDGEISEVTDLKGKPAIVPQISGRGWITGVHQHMLDPDDPWPQGYRLSDTWGA, translated from the coding sequence ATGATGAGAAGTGTAAAAACCGTACACGTAGTTTCGGCGCATGCTGAAGGCGAAGTTGGGGACGTTATCGTTGGGGGCGTTGCGCCACCTCCGGGCGAGACACTCTGGCAGCAACGAACCTTTATAGAGCAAGATAAACAGCTCAGAAACTTTATGCTGAACGAGCCAAGAGGTGGCGTGTTTCGGCATGTAAATTTATTAGTGCCACCTAAAAACCCGTTAGCCGACGCGGCTTTTATTATTATGGAGCCAGAAGACACGCCGCCGATGTCGGGTTCTAACTCTATTTGCGTGGCCACGGTATTATTAGACAGTGGCATTTTACCGATGAAAGAACCTTATACCGATATCGTCTTAGAAGCACCCGGCGGGCTTGTGCATGTTCGCGCACATTGCAAAGAAGGAAAAGCGGTTCGTATTTTTGTAAAAAATGTGCTCAGTTTTGTCGATCAGCTAAACGTATCATTAGAGGTTGAGGGCTTAGGCACAATTCAAGTCGACACCGCTTACGGAGGCGACAGTTTTGTGTTAGTCGATGCGCAATCGCTGGGGTTTAATATTGTAGAATCTGAGGCCAAAGCCCTTGCTCAACTCGGCGTCAAGATAACCAATGCTGCCAATGAACAACTCGGTTTTACGCACCCTTCGAACCCTAATTGGAGCCATATTTCATTCTGTGCTTTTTGTGGGCCCGTCCAACAATCCGAAACAGGCTTAGAAAGTAAATCCGCTGTGGCCATTCAACCCGGTAAAGTAGATCGTTCGCCTACGGGCACAGCGGTATCGGCTCGGCTGGCTGTGATGCATGCAAAAGGGATTATTAAGCCACAGCAAAAGTTTCAAGCCACTTCGATAATGGGGTCAAAATTTGATGGCGAGATCAGTGAAGTCACAGACTTAAAGGGTAAGCCCGCTATTGTCCCTCAAATTAGTGGGCGTGGCTGGATAACCGGTGTTCATCAGCATATGCTAGACCCAGATGATCCTTGGCCACAAGGGTATCGGTTGAGCGATACTTGGGGCGCATAA
- a CDS encoding Ldh family oxidoreductase, protein MSDQIQLSLQQVRELSEGILLYNGFSLDHAQSITDTIYACQQDDCQSHGLYRLLMCIESIRSGRVDGSAEPSVTDAGPSVVKANANQGISLLALRAGMPLLIEKAKKNGIAAMAINNCFHFSALWPEVEVLSSAGLAGLAMVPSHAWVAPAGGTRGTLGTNPLAFSWPRIGKHPFTFDFATSQFARGEIELYRRAGKPLPEGVAIDKQGNPTTDAEAAMQGAMLTFGGYKGSALSIMIELLAGPLIDDLTSKESMEFAQGKPEAPYHGEIIIAFDPHMFSAGQVGKNNERAERMFADIIEQGARLPSQRRYQARERNKASGYVSMPKNLYEDLLALKK, encoded by the coding sequence ATGTCCGATCAAATTCAGTTAAGCTTGCAACAGGTTCGTGAGTTAAGCGAAGGCATATTACTCTACAATGGATTTAGCTTAGATCATGCCCAATCGATCACCGATACAATTTACGCGTGCCAACAAGACGATTGCCAGTCGCATGGTTTGTATCGGTTGTTGATGTGTATTGAAAGTATTCGTTCTGGGCGAGTAGATGGCTCGGCTGAGCCGAGTGTCACAGATGCAGGCCCTTCTGTTGTGAAAGCAAATGCGAATCAAGGTATCTCACTACTTGCTTTACGTGCCGGCATGCCGTTGTTGATCGAAAAAGCCAAAAAGAATGGTATAGCCGCCATGGCAATTAACAATTGTTTTCATTTTTCAGCGCTATGGCCCGAGGTTGAAGTACTCTCTAGTGCAGGTCTTGCTGGGTTGGCCATGGTGCCGAGCCATGCTTGGGTTGCTCCTGCCGGTGGCACCCGCGGCACCTTGGGCACCAACCCCCTGGCGTTTAGTTGGCCACGAATAGGCAAGCATCCTTTCACCTTCGACTTTGCGACTAGCCAGTTTGCCCGTGGTGAAATTGAACTCTATCGCAGAGCAGGTAAGCCCTTGCCTGAAGGTGTTGCAATAGATAAACAGGGCAACCCAACGACCGATGCAGAAGCCGCCATGCAAGGCGCAATGCTCACTTTTGGTGGCTATAAAGGTTCGGCTTTATCGATCATGATTGAACTGTTGGCGGGTCCTTTAATTGATGACCTCACCAGTAAAGAAAGTATGGAGTTTGCCCAAGGCAAACCAGAAGCGCCTTATCATGGTGAAATTATTATTGCGTTTGATCCGCATATGTTTAGCGCAGGGCAAGTAGGCAAAAACAATGAGAGAGCCGAACGAATGTTTGCAGATATTATTGAACAAGGCGCTCGCTTACCCTCGCAACGCCGCTACCAAGCACGAGAACGAAACAAAGCGTCTGGCTACGTTTCCATGCCGAAAAATCTCTATGAAGATTTGTTAGCGTTAAAAAAGTAA
- a CDS encoding dihydrodipicolinate synthase family protein, with translation MNKAIFHGVIPALMTPCTADRQPDFDALVKKGQQMIAAGMSAVVYCGSMGDWPLLTDEQRMEGVERLVKAGVPVIVGTGAINTQSAVANAAHAEKVGAAGLMVIPRVLSRGTVVSAQKNHFKAILNAAPSIPAIIYNSPVYGYETRADLFFALRAEHPNLIGFKEFGSAEAMRYAAENITSGSDEVLLMVGVDTRVYHGIVNCGATGAITGIGTALPKEVILLTKLSKLAAKGNAEARLRAQELEEAMAVLASFDEGPELVLFFKYLLVLNGEDEYQLHFNETDELNLEQRSYCEQQYDLFKAWYADWEKQGGVIAECLS, from the coding sequence ATGAATAAGGCAATTTTCCACGGTGTAATACCGGCACTCATGACTCCTTGTACAGCAGACCGTCAACCCGATTTTGATGCATTGGTCAAAAAAGGTCAGCAGATGATTGCGGCGGGTATGTCAGCGGTTGTCTATTGTGGATCAATGGGAGACTGGCCACTTTTGACAGATGAGCAGCGCATGGAAGGTGTAGAGCGACTAGTGAAAGCCGGAGTGCCTGTTATCGTAGGTACGGGCGCTATCAATACACAGTCTGCCGTTGCGAATGCTGCACATGCCGAGAAGGTAGGTGCAGCAGGATTAATGGTAATTCCGCGAGTGCTTTCGCGCGGCACGGTTGTCAGTGCACAGAAAAATCATTTTAAAGCCATTTTAAATGCCGCACCCTCTATACCGGCCATTATTTATAACAGCCCGGTGTATGGGTACGAAACTCGAGCCGATTTATTTTTTGCGTTGCGTGCAGAACACCCTAATTTAATTGGCTTTAAAGAATTTGGCAGTGCCGAAGCCATGCGTTACGCCGCAGAGAATATCACCTCGGGTAGCGACGAGGTTTTGTTAATGGTCGGTGTCGATACACGCGTTTATCATGGCATTGTTAATTGTGGTGCTACCGGGGCAATTACAGGGATAGGTACGGCCTTACCGAAAGAAGTTATTTTGTTAACCAAACTTTCTAAGCTAGCCGCAAAAGGGAATGCAGAAGCCCGTTTACGAGCACAAGAGCTCGAAGAAGCCATGGCGGTTCTCGCTAGCTTTGATGAAGGACCCGAATTGGTTTTGTTCTTTAAATATTTGCTTGTTTTAAATGGTGAAGACGAATACCAGCTGCATTTTAATGAAACGGATGAGCTAAATCTGGAACAGCGTAGCTACTGTGAACAACAATACGATTTGTTTAAAGCTTGGTATGCTGATTGGGAAAAACAAGGTGGAGTTATAGCCGAATGCTTATCGTAG
- a CDS encoding amino acid ABC transporter permease, translating to MFEYNFHWRPVLNSLPDLLQAGLVTLKIACLSMLIGVVIGLCLALIRIHMRGPIHWFAVTWIEVARNTPALFQLFFFGFGLGAFGVNLSPFVIILMGLSFNCAGYLAENFRGGFQAVPITQLNSARCLGMTSWQAYTRIVIPQVFRIVYYPMSNQMVWAVLMSSLGMLVGFKELSGETQFFASRTFRVFEYFTAAAVIYYLMVKLILAASRLLASRLFRY from the coding sequence ATGTTTGAATACAATTTCCACTGGCGCCCAGTATTAAACAGCCTACCCGATTTACTGCAAGCGGGATTAGTGACCTTAAAAATAGCCTGTTTATCGATGCTTATTGGTGTAGTGATTGGACTATGTTTAGCCCTCATTAGAATCCATATGAGGGGACCTATTCATTGGTTTGCGGTGACCTGGATTGAAGTTGCGCGCAATACACCGGCACTATTTCAGCTGTTCTTTTTTGGTTTTGGCTTGGGGGCGTTTGGCGTGAACTTGTCACCCTTTGTCATTATTTTAATGGGTTTAAGTTTTAACTGTGCTGGCTATTTGGCTGAAAATTTTAGAGGTGGGTTTCAGGCAGTACCTATTACCCAGCTTAATTCTGCGCGCTGCCTTGGCATGACTTCTTGGCAAGCGTATACCCGAATAGTGATACCGCAAGTTTTTCGAATTGTGTATTACCCAATGTCAAATCAAATGGTTTGGGCGGTGCTGATGTCGTCACTTGGTATGTTGGTCGGGTTTAAAGAACTCAGCGGTGAAACGCAATTTTTTGCAAGTCGAACATTTAGAGTGTTTGAATACTTTACCGCCGCGGCCGTTATTTATTACCTCATGGTTAAACTCATTCTTGCAGCGTCTCGCTTATTAGCATCGCGCTTATTTCGTTATTAA